The following DNA comes from Maylandia zebra isolate NMK-2024a linkage group LG6, Mzebra_GT3a, whole genome shotgun sequence.
aatttcagaCGGTGAGTTGAGCAAAATTTTAACATTAGCTCCTACATGCCTTTCCAGAAGGAAGCAACCATCCAGTGGGACTGTGGTGGAAGTTTCACAACTTGGAATGATTTATTTTATGTCTGTAGGATAAACATGAAGCTGGCTCTCTTGTGCCTCTGTTTGGCTAGCACAGCCTGTGCTGCACCAGTGAGTGTTAAGTAAAAGCCAATCATTTATTTCATGGAGCTGAAACCTGTCCAATACTTAAAGTTTAACTTCTGTTTATGCCTTTAGTTTCAGTACTTGCCTCATTACACTGGATCCAGGCAACAGATGCCAACTTTACAGGTAATTATGCATACTGCATACTGTTTATCTTCTCTATATCTTCTGTGTATATTCTATATACAGGTTCAAAATACTGCAAACACCTACACAAAATATTGCTGTATACTGAAGTCTTCACAATTTGCATGTATTCAGATGAACAATCCCTTTACGGCTGGTTTTCCACACACTGGACTACCTGGTGGTTACAGTGTGGAACTGGTATGTCAGACTCTTATTATTACTCAGGTTTATACACGTTTTCAGATCAGCAccattatttattacatttggctCTAACAGTGGCTATGAATCATGATTACAGTAcaacatttatgttttttttctccaagatTTATCCCCACAGATTTCCAGGAGGTGCAGGTGTTTCAAACCCAGCACAGGTATGCATACATCAGTTTGAGAGAAGTTTTTCCacctacaaaaaaataaaataaaatagaaatcacCTAACTTCTTTTCGTTGATCCTGATTTTACTTTTGccttctttctctctgcagCCCTTTTCATCTTTTGGTCTCATCAAGTACTCCATTCCTCAGCTACCTGGCAGACAGAGTGTTGAAGTAGTAAGTCATTTCTCTTTCCTGTTGCAGATTATGGAAACTTTTGGCCCAGGAAACCTTTCTGCTCATAGAAGTGTTTTAACTGCTTTCTTGAACTTttttgtgtcttgtgtttttacAATTCCAGTTCTATGCATATGACTTTGCTCAGCAAAGGGTAAGAATTTTGAACTCTTagatattaatttaaaatttgAAAATATGAATTTATGTTTGTATATTTCTATATATCATGGGactaaatacaatatataattttattacAGATAATCCCAAACATCCCCCCAATGACAAAAGGCCCCATAGTGCCAGAAGTAAGATTTTAGTTATTCTATTTACCCCAAcgtatttttgttgtttatgtttaaaaacatgtttgtttatttaccaTTATATTTGTTTCCCCACAGGTTCTCCCATTTGACTATCCACCACAAAACATTCCCCAGCAAAATATGAACGTGAGAAAATACAGTAGCAAATAATATAATCTCGTTATGTTTTGAAGAAGCTAATTGTATTGACTGTGTATCTCCATGTTTTGGTAAagtaggtgtttttttttttcttttctttttttccagattCCGCAATTTGACGCTAATGCTCTTCCATCCCAGGACCCCCCAAAATTGCACCTGCAGGATCAGCCCATACAGACAAGCCAGGTAACCAATCAACAGATTGGTCCTTATAAAGCATCTTTAAAAACAAGGGAACACTATTTGAAATGTGTATGATTTTAACAATGCTGATATGAAACTGCTCATTTGTCTTTACAGATGCCAGCAAAGGTGTAAACATGTGAACATTCAGAAATCAGCATTGGAAGAAATTGTCAGTGATGTTGTTTCCGAAAGTGCTAACATGAGTTAAAACCCCACCcacaaatgttataaataacACTTCTTTATTAAGAAATCACAACATTATTAAACTAAAGAGTAATAGGATAATCTGCATAAAATAAGACATAGTCCTGAAGCACTCTTTTATTCCCCTTGTCATTTCCCCACATTAACAATAACCTGTTCTAGAACTGCAGATGCAATGTGATGCTGAATTTTCATCATACTTTAATTACTTCATTCTAACTTTTCCTTAAATGTCATtttctttgaataaataaagtcTACTTTTTGAAGCAAATTTTGATACTTTTACTCATTATTTAAACACTTGTAgatctgctttgttttgttttttattgaaatataCATGTAGTAAAAATAATGTTATTTTTCCTTTAGGATTTAACTTGTGATTTAACATTACACTATTACAAAGCTAGGTGGATTATCAAGTATCAGTTTGACTTTAACTGTGGTGCCATTCAAAAGTACATTTCATACCTTGCTCTATAAAGACCTTGCCCTAGTTAGTGCCTCAGGTCTTCTGTCAGGTGAGAAAATAAATATCTCACTTGTCACATACAACAGCCTCCACACAGCAAAACTTGGTTCCTTTCCCAAAGACTTCTATAAAccttggaattttttttttttacttacagtCATATCTCTTCAGTACACTTAAATAAATACCAAAGGTTTGGGTATCAGCAGCAACTCTATTTCTATAACTGTGTTGCTAGAAACTTCTAACATACACAATAAACTTGAAATTGATTATTTGAACTGAACTCTTACattgaaatttgtgttgaaaactAATCTCAGAATGTatgaataatgaagaaaaatgcAACAAGTCATAAGAAAAGCATGATTATAAATGattaaagacataaaaatatGTCTATTTTAGAGTTTAGATGTATTCCTGAATGGAATAAACCAAATTCATCTATAAATACTATTGCTTGATTTCAGTTTGCTGAGTTTGGTATGTTTGGTATGTTTAAGACTTAATATTACTTGGCATCACATGAGCTATTTTACCAGAAAATACTCTAGCATTATCAgcctaaaaataatattttctaaTGAATTAAGTtatgtttataaaaaaatataaatatgcaatcttatatatgtataatttatataaaaataaataaaaaaaattaaaatttgttCAAAATTAACCGACAAAAATGTAGAACCTTACCTGATTTCAGCATCGGTGGTATAATTTTTAGATCTTCAGTCACATTACATTTTCTTGTACTTGTGGACATAAGTGTAGGCAAAAATGTGTAGAACCGCATGAATGctgagaaaacagcatgtgcctCCCAGTCTTGCTTCTCACCTCTGGCAATGGCTTTGAGCTTGGAAACTGTGGTCACTTTGACTGAAAACTTGAATCTTCACACGGGTCCCtttgaaacagaaaataatgttTGCTCTTTGCTTACCTTTAAGTTCCATAATTAAACTGCAGAGCACGGCGTTCAAAGAGCAATTTAAGTATAACACCTACACCAGAGTAATTCTGCACATGCCTGTGAAGATTATCGAATAGGAGATCAGCCATGGTTAAAAGTCAGAATTTTGATCTTTTATAACAcaatttagtatttagtatttatttatttattgtcattgtcaagaacaatgaaattgcgtttggggcttccatacaacccaaaaaaaaggaagaaaataataaataccccttaaaacccaagtgtacatatttaacccagtgtgactccaatgcaataagacaatccttagcaataatgttcgtagaaattcagacaaagacctgagaaacatgacaaaatacaacaatgcaacccattcaatattattgtactgtgagatatgatatcagatatgatagttatctatttaagaaagggggggggggggggggcaggagggggaagagaataaagatatgatgcaccaatgcagaccagttcattgctattaagaagttggatatggttattgtccgtgagaggggggcagagagttcaggagcctcacagcctgtggatacaggctgttggccagtctggatgttctggcctgtatagacctgtaccttctccctgagggcagcagatggaaaaggtggcgcgcagggtgatgttggtcccgcaggatactgtgcaccctcctcagacagcgagtggggaagatattactgatctctggcagacttgtctgatctctggcagacttggaaTTCCCAGAGGTTTTGATCACAGCTTGTATAAAAATCCTTGTTTAGTTCTGCAACATAGCACATACATTATAAACACCATCTAAGTGATGTAAGACACTACTATAGTTTATCACACAGAAGACATGGATTTTCACTGTTGGTGGCAAAATCTCCCCACTGTGAAACGTAATTgtcataagaaaataaaaaacattacaGGAGAGAGAACGATCTCCCTGATCTTGGCTCACCTGGGGACAAAAGCTTGTCCCAACATGACTGAACACTTACCTCTTCAGAGGCACATCAGAAATGCAGACATTGGCCTCTCACGCTATTACCGTCTCTTCTTCAAAAGATTCTTTCCTGGAACTGTAATTCAAGCCAAAAAGTCCCCTTTTTAGTGTTTTACAGTTATATATGATGTGGATTCACATTACTGATAGTTTAATGTTCATGTTGGGTTTTACCACTGCAGATGTTTGAGGTTTagctcattttaaaattctttataTACTGGTGCATAGTTTAATCTACAACAATACACCATATTCTATAGGATCatcgtgtttgttgttgttgttgtcctgcaactgGACCTCTGAAaatacagggttttttttaatgctgttcTTTATGCTGGCTTTGCAATTAGAATCTGAATGCATGATGGTACCAAGCACATTTTGCTTTAACAAGAACAGCTACATAGAATCTCTAGTATTGTATTGCATTGTATGTATTGCCAGCTTTGGTACCTGtaatacacaaaaaacaaaacaaaacaaacatacagcacCTGAAACACTCAAAAAATATACAGATACATGAATCACCAATCTTcctatagtgtgtgtgtgtgtgtgtgtgtatgtgtgtgcgcgcgtgtgtgtgtgcgtgtgtgtgtgtgtgagagagagagagagagagagagagagagagagagagagtgtatgAGTGAGGGAATGTGAGAATGCCTGTGTCTTTGTTGTTTGATAATGAGACTGGGAAGCTGCAGTGATGCCCCCCCAGATGGCCCCCCAAGTACTGAAACTAAAGGCATAAACAGATGACCAACTAAttagggaatacacatttttccctggACACTAGTAGTTGCCAGGGGGTCAccaactggtctctaggccAATGTGACCGGAATCTAATGGCCCCATTATGATCGCCATGTTTCTTGTGTCACAGGTGTTGCATACCCATTTTAACATCACAAAATGTATTGCACGACACAATCTTTGTGGCCGGACGTGCACTTTTGATTTTTGTAACCTGGCACATTGTGCTGGAGCTGCCACAGATAGGTTAAAAACTCAAGTGTACAATCGTGTACAGAAACTCAGAAGACACACAGATATACAGACGTAAATGTTGGAACACTTTGAAAACTTGTTTTGTCGATTTTGTGGAAAAAACTTTGCAACAGGCACAGTCTTGGCTTCCTTTTTAAGTTCTCCTCCTTTATCAGCACTTATGTTTAAGATATTGTCTGAGTGGTGACAACTATCGTTCAGGAGAATACTGCAGCAGCTTCAAGGGCTTAACTATAAATTCAAGTGACTGTGAGATGAGGTTGCAGTGGCAAAGCAAAGCAACCATTGCTGCTTGTATACCTTAAGACTTGAAACTAGGGTTGAATCACTTGTCAGGGAAATGCTCACTGAAGGGAGCTGAAGGGTTGCATTTCTATAGACTTTTATGAAGCTGGAAGAGGATCTGCTTCATGCTAGTCCTTGAAAAATGTTTAGAACACTTTACTCCAGTGAATTGAACGAGGTTCTTTATGACGGTTTACCTTAAGTGAGCCACACCCAGTTATGAGGTTCACTGCTATGTAGAGGCTTTGTAGAGCTTTGATGCAAGTCACGCTTTTAGATTTTTACTAAAAGTAagtaaaaacctaaaaaaaaaaaaaaaagctttatttcgTTCTGTTGCTTTTGATGTTGTtctaagaaacaaaaaagaattaaagcatttgtttgtcaaagcaaCAATGTAGCCTTCTGAAACAAAGCATAGTTTGAGAGTTAAAAGTTCTATATTCCTGTTGAAACAGATGATCACATTGTAACCACATTTTTataactgcagtttttcttcaAAGGAGAAAACAGGAATAATCTAACTACATGGCACAATATCAACTGTTAACTTTTAAATGACTAATGGAGAGATTGTTATCTTTTGACAAAGTTGATTAACTCAGCGGATTTGAGGTCAGAATAGTATAGAGTTCAGCAAATTACAGACCAACTCCTTCATTATCTGATCTGGAAcctgaaaaaataaacataagtgAGCTATAATGTTCAAAATCACTGTGATGAACAGCCACGCCAGTTAAAGAAACACATTTAGTTAAAACTCAGACACTATAGAAGTGGTGCTTCCCACTGGCACTTACACCCACTGTAAGTTTCAGTAGATGAAAATAATCTTTGGAATACTTGTGTGAAATGTGGTGTTCAATTGAGAAACAATATGTAGTTGTTTAACTTAAGTCACACAATTGTTGTAATACATACAGTGTAAAATACCCCATTGCAGAGGGTATTTTACATGGGGTCAGAATTCTttcttagactaaaacagattaTGAGAAAAATGTATGTAAAGGCTAACCAGCCTTTACATACATTTCTACACATTATCTCCTGTATGCATAATGAAACATAATGTCTGTAGTCAgtcaaaaaaacttttttttaaaataccccaCCCTTTAAAATGCTAAGCTAAAAGAAAGAGCTGAAAAAGTGCAATACTTGAATAGATGTTCTTATAACCTCTGTTCAAGCGAGGAGGATCAACACTGTATTTCATGTTTCTGTAGCTATCACCAGTACTTACATTATTTTTAGTAATAAGATATTGCAGATATTTAAGTTAATTTAAGTtcccttttcactgttttcaagTCAAACTAAGTAGGGACTCTCTGTCATATCATTACATGCTTATGTCTGCTTCATGgcgtctctctctgttttttttttttgtttttttttcaaagtttgGTTTTAGGGCAGTAAAGGTGGGCATATGTGCTAAGCATATTTGTATAGCATGTAATTAACAACAACAGGGGCCTCAACCCTAgatacctcttttttttttacctttgacATGTAAGGATAATTCTTCAAACACATAGGTGTGCCTGTTCTACTGGATGGGATTGGCTGCTACGTGATATAGCAGTATATAAATTGCATCCATGAGGGACAAGAAGTAGACTTCTTTCTACTGAGGTACTTTTTCACAGTTTCTCTCCAGGACAACAAGGTAAGGTGACTTTACAAACAGAAACTATTTCTCATTTTTTGGGGCAACCTTGTTGttttcacaaatatttttaatctaatttttttttaaactatttctCTCTTGATTTTCTTAAAGTGCCCCCCCTATTCACCaaagaaaattaagaaaaattGAGATAAAAGTCTGGGTTGTATGTTATATTATACAGGTTTTTCTACTGAACCTGTCAAAATGAAGCAGCTTGTTCTCTTCATGTGCCTCTTGGTCTCTACTCTCGCTGCCCCTGTAAGTCTAATATTGTGTATTATTAAATCTGCCATCTGATACCATTTTAAAACACAGTTATCCACATCTAACTGTTGTTTGCTCACTTCTATTTCTGAAATTGCAGTTTCCAGCAAGCGAAAGCAGTGAGGTAAGATGGCCTTTTCAACTTTTCTGTTTTGAGTGTTGGATCCGTCTGCTATGACATGTAATGCTATGTTTTTGTCATGCCATCAGTTGGGCACTATGATCGTTGTCTGACAGACAGGGTATAATTGGCTTAATTGCACCGCATGTCTGAAGATGCCTGGTATTTATTTGCAGATTGCAGCACATGCTAATGAGGCCCTGAGGTGGATGGAGATGTACAGGCTGTACCAGCAGCAGGTAATGGGGGTTCATTGATGTTTGAAGTAAAAAAGAACTTCAGATAGACCTTCCATGAATGCTCATTTATGATTATAAATCTGTTTTAATTCCTATTATTGTTGTTTCTTTCCAGGGAATAGTCCAAAATCCCTTCATTCCCTCTGCTAATTCTCCCGTAAGTTTACTCTTGTTAGCCTCTTACAGGAGCTTAGTGGTGGATTTTTGTGAAAACTAAAAATAAGCATATTTGGCATGATTGCTGAAGTTTGTGTGTTACTTATTTGCATCATAGTTTCATGCTGAACTGTATATTGATTGTTATTGAGAAATTCATGTGTACATTTTCTTCCCTGTTTAGAGAAATATTTACTAATATTTTCTCGTATCTTGTTTATTCACAACAACTTCTCTGTCCACAATGGATTGGTTTAAGAATAGCCTAAGTGTAGAGCTAAAaacaaactgggaaaaactTGTAATGCATGTAGAACAAACACATTCCATTGTAGAATAAATTGAGGCTTTTCTCAATTTTCCTCAGAGacctgaataaataaatttagGCTAAATTGACAACGGCGGTAGACGCTATGTGCAAACACTGTTAAAACAGAGCTAGAACAAGAAAAGGACACATTCAGGACAGACGACACTCTGACGGGTGTAACAAGGCAAAGAAACATAGACTGTTACACATTTTGCTGGAGCATTAGTTCAAACAATAACTTTAAATATGACAGCGTCACAAGCATAAACCCTGAACATGAAGCAGCTAACTTCAAAAATTCATCATTTTTTGTCAACATATATATGACATGattttttcccatttctttgGCACAGGATGGTAACCCTGCCACCAAAGCTGCAGGACGTGCCCTGCTGAACTCTGATGaggtagaggaggccgaggaggtGGAAGCAGCTGAGGCCGACCCAGCCATGGTTGAAGCAGAGCCTTCAGCAAACCCTGCAGCGGTAGAGCCAGCTGTAGTTGACGTCCCCATAGATGTTGCTCCAGTtgatgatgctgctgctgtggatGTACCTCCTGTTGATGTAGTTCCTGTTGACAGTGCCCCAGCAGCCCCTGAGGTGGCCGTTGATCCAGCTGCCCCTGCCACCGCCGATATacttgctgctgctgatgtcccAGCTGAGGTTGACGCCCGTGCCACTGATGTCGGTGAGGCTAACATGACAGGAGGGCCAGCAGATCCCACTGCACTGTAATCTGCCTCTCATCACCAGCAACAATACTCCTCTGTTAGCAAATAGAACA
Coding sequences within:
- the scpp5 gene encoding secretory calcium-binding phosphoprotein 5, which produces MKLALLCLCLASTACAAPFQYLPHYTGSRQQMPTLQMNNPFTAGFPHTGLPGGYSVELIYPHRFPGGAGVSNPAQPFSSFGLIKYSIPQLPGRQSVEVFYAYDFAQQRIIPNIPPMTKGPIVPEVLPFDYPPQNIPQQNMNIPQFDANALPSQDPPKLHLQDQPIQTSQMPAKV
- the enam gene encoding enamelin, with protein sequence MKQLVLFMCLLVSTLAAPFPASESSEIAAHANEALRWMEMYRLYQQQGIVQNPFIPSANSPDGNPATKAAGRALLNSDEVEEAEEVEAAEADPAMVEAEPSANPAAVEPAVVDVPIDVAPVDDAAAVDVPPVDVVPVDSAPAAPEVAVDPAAPATADILAAADVPAEVDARATDVGEANMTGGPADPTAL